In Pelmatolapia mariae isolate MD_Pm_ZW linkage group LG8, Pm_UMD_F_2, whole genome shotgun sequence, one genomic interval encodes:
- the si:ch73-103b11.2 gene encoding coiled-coil domain-containing protein 18 isoform X1 — MSLKDNPCRKFQANIFNKSKCQNCFKPRESHLLNDEDLNQAKPIYAGWLLLAPEGTNFDNPLHRSRKWQRRFFILYEHGLLRYALDEMPSTLPQGTINMNQCSDVIDGESRTGQKNSLCILTPEKEYFIRAECKEIINGWQEALTVYPRTNKQNQKKKRKVDPPTHQSLCDLTCQYILSSPHPLLPTPTITQEPGPAKVTVTSSSSGGSIPCLPSSIASAERVPMTRATLWQEEPRWSRATIPCSRSASCLSQLGHSQPDSSITTQDDGGTVSSGRKVRVESGYFSLEKTKSEPSPQSAHHSQPPQHLPLSSSASSSSLGAPSSRYNSESEPQTSPHQPSQDPLPSPGSLVSPSYSTISSSQSSLDSDPSGATSTWEGHNGGGGGRVGRSGREYAALADVPRARRLSYREAFRSEKKRQDLRARTRSPGREEVARLFGEERRRSQIIERFEDGQHVERMETNGSDPSANSVLIQRQGRSERRYLANKHEMSLDSAKDRSVPDVSSSTLANLRRAKSLDRRVTESSMTPDLLNFKKGWMTKLYEDGVWKKHWFVLTDQTLRYYKDSIAEEASEMDGEIDLSTCYDVKEFPVQRNYGFQILCKEGACTLSAMTSGIRRNWIQAIMKNVRPTIAPDVTRKNIPLKLSVLKPRSLPDEKIKSQVMLDPCLQVTPDPSHSPEIPKSDGQRQPPGNNASAPASEPRKSRVRERRREGRSKTFDWTEFKMEQKEKPVKERADTVDLSSSFSTTSSYCSASSSPSSLASSPVSSSSLQTSSASAAHPPSITEEAEKENVNGGTSSTARTPNTVTVTVISTLNATSPVQQPTPGIQEQGKMEVDHPAAISPASEDKGSRSSDVQDEIEQRWHQVETTPLREEKQVPINTALGNSERLPAHELAALLDKELGQKQKELDQLQKQNNLLKEQLENALVREQSAREGYVLQSATPPTSSPHRVPWQHLHRLNQDLQGELESQKRKQDLAQQQIRTLKRSYTEAQDAVERHESDIQALQSKLASAMAEILASEQAVVRMRNELRLEQERSKEHEEEYSHSEATLRAQLKDSEDRLREVEANLLERNQALRQLERQQALQRDHVREIQRLQEKLQEVTARLTATEEGQALKEERLKQEQHSMQESHERERQNLCKKLAEAETAHKEVEDRLFEAEQQVEALLRGRRASGGTECKQEMLKLQEELAQKADMVESLKESVRRLEEEKGHLTCRCQELINQIAEADREVNKLRTRLETEEADYYTLEHSYERATQEFQKMSQFLREKEEEIRQTKEMYERLMERKEEDLKEALIKMTALGNSLEETELKLQAKEELLCQMTQSLLDKVEPCNAEKDLQAKLVVAEDRIAELEQHLNALQLGYANLHMERQQIPEQSEEERTSPSSLSNAELSLDNTSTTESSPDDKESQAKRPRIRFSSIQCQKYVNFEVLDTSQKMNQNVAEDIELTEGTATPDFTAPHANDPEKFISIIHALETKLLATEDKLRNLTQNLDRQRSTQAEDLSDMDLKIGEKDSCPEKETSDASGIQSSAGIKHCTNALVCVENGREKVRAILSGSHETDTQLHSLCEIEKDLFNASLYLQQGQKMLEEQSPAFHPNQTPETVDKEAMHLFAKTLSFEAMVLNKMALLIQMSKSDLLQALTEIWEDIEHIKRSDKDCLAVVYADVLTRKLILESGFWKELEKAETDVAKSKEGGVLDDVDVDAKVAFNNFIKAELAYSIQNLKLCYEEKFRILKRELAVAHKNLYEREMALKAIIEASKRPDLKTVIKEVKNNFGFNKRKLADIHPPELAPYMEQIEIEEARDLAEEIVDRHLAGEMPSCGIDSVESLQNAHESLANELQRQAAILHKYAQELESGESNPGLSKMIRSLLGHQTSHFFTSTSLCMREALTQAQVAYVACRLRAMHEQDLGYCKQTSQTMDDLVQQHARSVTAIQEKYEESLQEERRNFKQMVESLQKENQTLKSEISKRVNQLSQQQQQVVFLEKEFQKETEDLKQKHQRELSRAEQGCASTELALMETAADSQRKLEVLLADMDTMEERHESHVRKLEEQFEMRVCELQHIHKDNIEKLRSEYVENIQSLKDHQPYDQNPEVSQPPPYEEAATPMEEEEQGKGDDVQHISEVDSMVVLKDRIQELETQMNNMRDELENKHLEGDVASLREKYQRDFESLKATCERGFAAMEETHQKVIEDLQRQHQREISKLMEERERLLAEETAATIAAIEAMKNAHKEELEKTQRSQISGLNSDIDELRLQYEEELQSIQRELEVLSEQYSQKCLENAHLAQALEAERQALRQCQRENQELNAHNQELNNRLTVEITRMRSCFSGETAHSSLSQGKDVYELEVLLRIKESEIQYLKQEIHSLKDELQSALRDKKYATDKYKDIYTELSIVKAKADCDISKLKEKLLIATEALGERTVDGTVTSGYDIMKSKSNPDFMKKEQSASSRHSRGLRSKSLKEGLTVQERMKLFEAKDSRKI; from the exons TCTCTCTGTGACCTTACCTGCCAATATATCCTTTCCTCTCCCCACCCACTCCTTCCAACCCCAACCATTACCCAGGAGCCCGGCCCGGCTAAGGTAACAgtgaccagcagcagcagcggggGCAGCATCCCATGCCTACCCAGCAGTATCGCTAGCGCCGAGCGGGTGCCGATGACCCGCGCCACTCTGTGGCAGGAAGAGCCCCGCTGGAGCAGGGCCACCATCCCCTGCAGCCGCAGTGCCTCCTGTCTCAGCCAGCTGGGCCACAGTCAGCCAGACTCCAGTATCACTACTCAAGATG aTGGTGGCACTGTGAGCAGTGGACGTAAGGTACGAGTTGAGAGTGGGTACTTCTCCCTGGAGAAGACCAAGTCGGAGCCTTCTCCACAGTCTGCACATCACTCACAGCCACCCCAGCATCTGCCCCTCTCCTCTTCAGCATCTTCCTCCTCTTTAGGAGCTCCCAGTTCCAGGTACAACTCTGAATCAGAACCCCAGACTTCCCCTCATCAACCCTCCCAAGACCCTCTCCCCTCTCCAGGTTCACTTGTCTCCCCAAGCTACTCCACCATCAGCTCTTCTCAGAGCTCTCTGGACTCTGATCCCAGTGGAGCTACATCCACTTGGGAGGGGCACAATGGTGGCGGGGGCGGCCGAGTCGGCCGTTCCGGCAGGGAGTACGCAGCACTGGCAGATGTGCCTCGGGCCCGCAGACTGAGCTACCGAGAAGCTTTCCGCTCAGAGAAGAAGCGCCAAGACCTGAGGGCGCGGACACGGAGCCCCGGGAGAGAGGAGGTGGCTCGGCTGTTTGGGGAGGAGCGCAG GCGATCTCAAATCATTGAGCGGTTCGAGGATGGTCAGCATGTTGAGCGCATGGAGACAAACGGCTCTGATCCTTCTGCTAACTCCGTGCTGATCCAGAGACAGGGACGCAGCGAGAGACGTTATTTGGCTAATAAACAT gAGATGTCACTAGATTCAGCAAAGGACCGTTCAGTTCCTGATGTATCTAGCTCCACTTTGGCCAACTTAAGAAGGGCCAAATCATTGGACCGCAGAGTAACTGAGTCCTCGATGACT CCCGATCTGCTGAACTTTAAAAAAGGATGGATGACAAAGCTATATGAAGATGGAGTG tGGAAGAAGCACTGGTTTGTCCTGACAGATCAGACTTTGAGGTACTATAAGGATTCAATAGCTGAGGAG GCTTCAGAAATGGACGGCGAGATTGACCTTTCTACGTGCTACGATGTCAAAGAGTTTCCAGTTCAAAGGAATTACGGTTTCCAAATCCTG tgtaaAGAAGGAGCGTGCACCCTGTCAGCGATGACCTCTGGAATCCGTCGTAACTGGATTCAGGCGATCATGAAGAACGTGCGACCCACTATCGCCCCCGATGTCACCCG GAAAAACATCCCTCTGAAACTATCGGTTCTGAAGCCCAG ATCTCTCCCTGATGAGAAGATAAAATCTCAGGTGATGTTGGACCCATGCCTACAGGTCACCCCTGATCCAAGCCATAGTCCAGAAATCCCCAAGTCTGATGGGCAGAGGCAGCCACCTGGTAACAATGCCTCTGCCCCTGCCTCTGAGCCACGCAAAAGCAGAGTTCGTGAGCGCAGACGAGAGGGCCGCTCAAAAACTTTCGACTGGACTGAGTTCAAAATGGAACAGAAGGAAAAGCCCGTAAAAGAACGAGCAGACACAGTTGACCTCAGCTCATCGTTCTCCACAACCTCCTCCTACTGTTCTGCCTCCTCTTCTCCCTCCTCCTTGGCGTCATCTCCGGTCTCTTCTTCCTCCCTCCAAACCTCATCTGCATCAGCTGCTCACCCACCTTCAATTACAGAAGAAGCAGAAAAGGAGAACGTTAATGGGGGAACTAGCAGTACAGCTCGCACACCaaatactgttactgtaacTGTGATTTCAACGCTAAATGCTACATCACCAGTACAGCAACCAACACCTGGAATCCAAGAGCAAGGAAAGATGGAAGTGGATCACCCTGCTGCCATTAGTCCAGCCAGTGAAGACAAAGGCAGCAGAAGCTCAGATGTTCAGGATGAGATTGAGCAGCGATGGCATCAAGTGGAGACAACACCATTAAGGGAAGAGAAGCAAGTACCGATCAACACTGCCTTAGGAAACTCTGAGAGACTGCCAGCGCATGAGCTTGCTGCTCTACTAGACAAAGAG TTGGGAcagaagcagaaggagctgGACCAACTGCAGAAGCAGAACAACCTCTTAAAGGAGCAACTGGAAAATGCGCTAGTGAGAGAGCAAAGTGCCAGAGAGGGCTATGTACTGCAG AGCGCAACACCTCCTACATCTTCACCGCACAGAGTGCCATGGCAACACTTGCACAGGCTTAATCAAGATTTACAGGGTGAACTGGAGTCCCAGAAGCGCAAGCAGGACCTTGCACAGCAACAGATCCGGACATTGAAGAGGAGCTACACCGAAGCCCAGGATGCTGTAGAGCGCCACGAGTCCGATATTCAGGCTTTGCAGTCTAAACTTGCATCTGCAATGGCGGAAATTTTAGCAAGTGAACAGGCTGTGGTCCGGATGCGGAATGAGCTCAGGCTAGAGCAGGAGCGCTCAAAAGAACACGAAGAAGAATACAGTCATAGTGAGGCTACCCTACGAGCCCAGCTGAAGGACAGTGAAGACAGACTCCGTGAAGTAGAAGCCAACCTCCTGGAGAGAAACCAGGCCCTCAGGCAGCTGGAGCGCCAGCAGGCACTGCAGCGAGACCACGTGAGGGAGATACAGAGGTTGCAGGAGAAGCTGCAAGAAGTGACTGCTCGACTAACTGCTACAGAAGAGGGTCAGGCACTGAAAGAAGAGCGCCTTAAGCAGGAACAGCATAGCATGCAAGAGAGTcatgaaagagagagacagaatctGTGCAAAAAATTAGCTGAAGCTGAAACTGCACACAAGGAAGTAGAGGACAGGCTGTTCGAGGCTGAGCAGCAGGTAGAGGCCTTGTTAAGGGGTAGGCGGGCCTCAGGAGGTACAGAATGCAAGCAGGAAATGCTGAAGTTGCAAGAAGAGCTGGCTCAAAAGGCTGACATGGTTGAGTCACTGAAGGAAAGTGTCCGTAGactagaagaagaaaaaggacatCTTACGTGTCGTTGTCAGGAACTCATCAACCAGATTGCTGAAGCAGACCGTGAAGTGAACAAGCTTCGCACTCGCCTGGAAACAGAAGAAGCAGATTACTACACCTTGGAGCATTCATATGAGAGGGCTACCCAAGAGTTTCAGAAAATGAGCCAGTTCCTTagagaaaaagaggaggagatCCGGCAGACTAAGGAGATGTACGAGAGACTGATGGAACGCAAGGAGGAGGACCTAAAAGAAGCACTTATTAAAATGACTGCACTTGGCAACAGCTTAGAGGAAACTGAGCTGAAGCTGCAAGCCAAGGAGGAGCTTCTCTGTCAAATGACTCAAAGCCTCTTGGACAAAGTTGAGCCTTGTAATGCTGAGAAGGATCTGCAAGCCAAGCTTGTGGTTGCAGAGGACCGCATTGCAGAGCTGGAGCAGCACCTCAATGCCCTACAGCTGGGGTATGCTAATCTACACATGGAAAGGCAGCAAATCCCAGAACAGAGTGAGGAGGAAAGAACATCACCCTCCTCGTTATCAAACGCAGAGCTTTCTTTAGACAATACATCCACAACAGAGAGCTCCCCAGACGATAAGGAGTCTCAAGCTAAGAGACCAAGGATACGTTTTTCTAGTATTCAGTGTCAAAAATATGTCAATTTCGAGGTCCTGGACACTAGCCAAAAAATGAATCAGAATGTAGCTGAAGACATTGAGTTAACTGAAGGAACAGCTACTCCTGACTTCACAGCCCCACATGCTAATGACCCAGAGAAGTTTATCTCTATCATACATGCTCTTGAAACGAAACTGCTCGCCACAGAAGATAAGCTAAGAAACCTAACACAAAATCTGGATAGGCAACGATCCACCCAAGCAGAGGACTTGTCCGATATGGATTTAAAGATCGGCGAAAAGGATTCTTGCCCAGAGAAAGAAACTAGTGATGCAAGTGGTATACAGAGTAGTGCTGGCATTAAGCATTGTACCAATGCCCTTGTATGTGTGGAAAATGGTCGAGAGAAAGTTAGGGCTATTCTCAGTGGCTCACATGAAACAGATACACAGCTGCACTCATTGTGTGAGATAGAGAAGGATTTGTTCAATGCATCGCTGTACCTTCAACAGGGACAAAAGATGTTGGAAGAGCAATCACCAGCTTTCCATCCAAATCAAACCCCAGAGACTGTAGATAAAGAGGCAATGCACCTCTTTGCCAAAACTTTGTCCTTTGAGGCGATGGTTTTGAACAAGATGGCTTTGTTAATACAAATGTCAAAGTCTGACCTCCTGCAGGCTCTTACTGAGATCTGGGAGGACATTGAGCACATTAAAAGGAGTGACAAAGATTGCTTGGCTGTAGTTTATGCCGATGTCTTGACCAGGAAGCTGATTTTAGAAAGTGGGTTCTGGAAAGAACTTGAGAAAGCAGAGACGGATGTTGCTAAATCCAAAGAGGGTGGTGTATTAGATGATGTAGATGTTGATGCCAAAGTTGCCTTCAACAACTTCATTAAAGCAGAATTAGCCTACTCAATTCAAAATCTTAAGCTTTGCTATGAGGAAAAATTCAGAATACTTAAAAGGGAGCTAGCTGTAGCTCATAAAAACCTCTATGAAAGGGAAATGGCTTTGAAAGCAATTATTGAAGCTTCTAAAAGGCCTGATTTGAAAACTGTCATAAAAGAAGTCAAAAACAACTTTGGATTCAACAAACGAAAGCTGGCGGACATTCACCCTCCCGAGCTTGCTCCGTACATGGAGCAGATCGAAATAGAAGAAGCTAGAGACTTGGCTGAGGAAATCGTAGACAGACACTTGGCTGGTGAAATGCCCTCTTGTGGCATTGACTCTGTTGAATCACTGCAAAATGCTCATGAAAGCCTGGCTAATGAACTTCAAAGACAAGCAGCGATCCTCCACAAGTATGCCCAAGAACTAGAAAGTGGCGAAAGCAATCCCGGACTGTCTAAAATGATCCGATCTCTTCTAGGACACCAAACCTCACATTTTTTCACAAGTACCTCTCTTTGTATGCGTGAAGCCCTCACCCAGGCTCAAGTGGCATATGTGGCATGTAGGTTACGGGCCATGCATGAACAAGATTTGGGCTATTGTAAACAGACCAGTCAAACTATGGATGATCTCGTGCAGCAGCATGCACGCAGTGTCACAGCAATCcaagaaaaatatgaagagtCTTTACAAGAGGAGCGCCGTAACTTCAAGCAAATGGTGGAATCTCTCCAGAAGGAAAATCAGACTCTTAAGAGTGAGATCAGCAAACGTGTGAATCAGctctcacagcagcagcagcaagtggtCTTCTTAGAGAAAGAGTTTCAGAAAGAGACGGAAGACCTGAAGCAGAAGCATCAAAGGGAGCTGAGCCGAGCAGAACAAGGCTGTGCCtcaacagagctggccctcatGGAAACAGCAGCTGACAGTCAACGAAAGTTAGAGGTTCTGCTAGCAGACATGGACACAATGGAGGAGAGGCACGAGAGTCATGTGAGGAAACTTGAGGAGCAGTTTGAAATGAGGGTTTGCGAGCTCCAGCATATCCACAAGGACAACATTGAAAAGTTACGTTCAGAGTATGTGGAGAACATTCAGAGTCTCAAAGATCACCAACCTTACGATCAAAACCCTGAGGTCTCACAGCCACCTCCTTATGAGGAGGCTGCTACGCCAATGGAAGAGGAAGAGCAGGGAAAAGGGGATGATGTACAGCACATATCAGAGGTCGACTCCATGGTGGTTCTGAAAGACCGCATTCAAGAACTGGAGACTCAGATGAATAATATGAGGGACGAACTGGAGAACAAACACCTTGAAGGAGATGTGGCCAGCCTGAGAGAGAAATACCAGAGAGACTTTGAAAGCCTCAAG GCCACATGTGAGCGTGGCTTTGCCGCAATGGAGGAGACACACCAGAAGGTGATCGAAGACCTCCAGAGGCAGCATCAGAGGGAGATTTCCAAACTCATGGAAGAGCGAGAGAGACTATTGGCTGAGGAGACGGCTGCCACGATTGCTG CTATTGAAGCTATGAAGAATGCGCACAAGGAGGAACTGGAAAAAACCCAGCGCTCCCAAATAAGTGGACTGAACTCTGACATCGATGAACTACGCTTACAATACGA GGAGGAGCTGCAGTCCATCCAGAGAGAACTGGAGGTGCTGTCAGAGCAGTACTCTCAGAAATGTCTGGAGAACGCTCACCTGGCTCAGGCGCTGGAGGCCGAGAGGCAGGCCCTCAGGCAGTGTCAGAGAGAGAACCAGGAGCTAAATGCACACAACCAG GAATTAAATAACCGGCTGACTGTAGAGATCACTCGGATGCGCTCCTGTTTTAGTGGGGAAACCGCTCACTCGTCGCTTTCCCAGGGCAAAGATGTGTATGAACTGGAG GTATTGTTACGAATAAAGGAGTCGGAGATCCAGTATCTCAAACAAGAAATCCACTCTCTGAAAGACGAGCTACAGTCTGCTTTAAGG GACAAGAAATATGCCACAGACAAATATAAGGACATCTACACAGAACTCAGCATTGTAAAAGCAAAAGCAGACTGCGACATCAGCAAACTGAAGGAGAAGTTGCTCATTGCCACAGAAGCTTTAGGTGAGAGGACTGTCGATGGAACAGTTACATCTGGATATG aTATCATGAAGTCCAAAAGTAACCCAGATTTCATGAAAAAAGAACAGTCGGCGAGCTCCAGGCATTCACGAGGTTTAAGGTCAAAG AGCCTGAAAGAGGGACTCACTGTGCAGGAGCGCATGAAGCTTTTTGAGGCAAAAGATTCCAGAAAGATTTAA